A single region of the Gemmatimonadota bacterium genome encodes:
- a CDS encoding ankyrin repeat domain-containing protein: MSLLTGKTSDFLKIGVAAAGRGDLETVRTVLAERPDWLLRVGSHGRTMLWEAAYRGRLAMVEWLLDQGADVHAWGCHFTPLLVDISPYCAARFKKHDAVADVLWARGATADIYTFAYLGDRDAVAACLRRDPGLATAERVQHDTNVRATVLHYAVSAGYLDIVCSLLERGADPRLCGDRLVRFCIWRDRADILKVLLDAGLDPTTAELPRSGLTNPDMIALLSSRGVDCDPNRAEDGWPPIVFQSRGDRGGRVDRIRDLVARGADVNARNYKGQTALHCAARAGFVEIVSLLLEHGAEVDLRDRAGHTPLMTALRSRIKNKNKLREVVRVLTEAGQVWMNNELTSGVNQPDQ; encoded by the coding sequence ATGTCATTACTTACGGGTAAAACCAGCGATTTTTTAAAGATTGGTGTTGCGGCTGCTGGTCGCGGCGATTTGGAGACTGTGCGGACGGTGCTGGCGGAGCGGCCAGACTGGTTGTTGCGCGTTGGGTCGCACGGACGGACGATGCTCTGGGAAGCGGCGTATCGGGGGCGGCTGGCGATGGTCGAATGGTTGCTCGACCAGGGTGCGGATGTCCATGCGTGGGGCTGCCATTTTACGCCGTTGCTGGTGGATATTTCGCCTTATTGCGCGGCGCGATTTAAGAAGCACGATGCAGTTGCCGATGTGTTGTGGGCGCGGGGTGCCACTGCTGATATTTATACGTTTGCCTATTTGGGCGATAGGGATGCGGTTGCCGCGTGTTTGCGCCGCGATCCGGGTCTCGCCACTGCGGAGAGGGTACAGCACGATACGAATGTTCGCGCTACGGTGTTGCACTACGCGGTTAGCGCTGGTTATCTGGATATTGTTTGTTCGTTGCTCGAGCGGGGTGCAGATCCGCGGCTCTGTGGCGACCGGCTGGTGCGGTTCTGTATCTGGCGCGACCGGGCGGATATTTTGAAGGTGCTGCTCGACGCGGGTCTCGATCCGACGACCGCTGAACTGCCCCGTTCCGGTCTTACCAATCCCGATATGATTGCGCTGCTTTCGAGCCGCGGGGTGGATTGCGATCCGAATCGCGCAGAGGATGGTTGGCCGCCGATTGTTTTTCAGTCTCGAGGTGATCGCGGTGGGCGTGTTGATCGCATCCGGGATCTGGTCGCGCGCGGCGCCGATGTAAATGCGCGCAATTACAAGGGCCAGACTGCGTTGCACTGCGCGGCGAGGGCGGGATTTGTGGAGATTGTTTCCCTGCTTCTCGAACACGGTGCGGAGGTCGATTTGCGAGACCGCGCGGGACATACGCCGCTTATGACTGCGCTGCGTTCGAGGATTAAAAATAAGAATAAACTCCGCGAGGTTGTCCGCGTTCTTACAGAAGCGGGGCAGGTCTGGATGAATAATGAATTAACCTCAGGCGTCAATCAACCCGATCAATAG